Within the Epinephelus lanceolatus isolate andai-2023 chromosome 22, ASM4190304v1, whole genome shotgun sequence genome, the region ctttaaaaaagaaaaaagtgacaTACGGCACCTGCTCTGGGGTCCTGGGGTTATGCTCCTCGATTGTTTTTTTGGTGGAAAAATGAGCTTCCAAATGCTCATATCTGATTTCTTTTAGATTTACTCCAGTGGTGGTCACATGCATAATTACAAgcctgcacaaaaacaaaagtatgagTGTATAACTAAGTGCAAATAAAGTATCTTTACATGTTCACATATGTTGTACAAGAGATGAGaccaggggcggactgggacaCAAATTCAGCCGGGGACATTCAGGCGCACTGGCCCACACCCTTCTACCTATAATCCTCTATATGCTTGTACACACGACACAAACGCTGTCCTCAGAATCAACTGCATaagaaaatcagcagttatTGTTTAATTCCAGACTATAAAACAAGTGCAATAATGAATTGGCTACAAATGGCTCTGTGCTTattatttaacttaaaataagaGCATATGACTCTCTCCTAACGCATCTCATTTTATGCACAATGTAACTGCCTGTCTGCCCTGCTCGTGTATTACATAAGCCCAATTTATTATATCTCCATGGCTCACAGCCATTAGCTAAGGAGGTATAAATTGGGCAATAGGCCCTatagtcaacttttagtcaaaAATCCCActtaatactactaaaaaggttttccttttcctttttccgGCCCACTTGGTGACCGGCCACTCTGCCATTGGACAAGACTGACAACTTCTCTCATGAAATGCCTGCGCGCATATGTTCGCTACGTCTTTTTTCACAGAcccctcccccccaaaaaatagtTTCTCATCGGATCTACACAATTCACGTAGGTCACCTATTTTGTATTCAAAACAGTGAATTTCGCTGAAAGGTGAGCGATTTTCAtgcctgcctctctctctctctcccccataATGACAAGTGAACAGGTGAATATAGTAACTTGATATCCCCGCCCACATGCATGTGACCCGCTATCCCCCTACTCAATATGACCACATAATAAATTATATcataaccaaaacaaagaagaccaaAGAGTAACAATCAATAACCCTTCCCCTTATTACTAATAGAGAAACACATCAATATATTCCTGGCTCCTACgtacataaaaaacaacatgtaacaGTAGCACGGTATCTACATGTAACAATGTTTCACGCTGTTACTGTCTGTGTGATCAGTGTGAGTCTCAAAGCTGCCAGTAAATATCACTCATCATGGTCTGTCATGCATCAGTACTAAAGCCAGGGCTGCAAGTAACATTTACTGTTTTTACTGTATGAATGACATGTTTGTGTACTTTTAAAAACTCAGTGTGGGGAGGCCATGAGGGTAGACATCTGAACTGAATCACATTTAGTCTGACCCTCCACTGGTACCGGTTTGTCATGGGAGACCCTAACAGGAGCTCAGTGCTCCAACATCTCCATCCAGAATCATCAGGCGCATAAGCCCCTCCACCACGACAAGGTAGTGATTCACGGAAGGGAGAAATTatcagtttaaacagaccatCATGGTGAGAAGTCTCAAACAGCAGAGTGACACATGAGCTCAGACCCTCAGACAGACAGTAAATCACATTAAATATATAAGACACATCAGAGAACAGTCAGGTTTTAAGAGGTTTGTAACATGTCACATCATCCACCACTTCATCAGCAGCAGACCGTTCTGATCTTTGGTCTGTACGTCTTTTATATCTCCAGAcaacaaacactgcagcagctacaagAAGCACTGTAACAACTCCTGTTGCCAGTCCAACGTGTCCACGAGGGAAGTTTCCATTTACGGGGTGTTCACTCTCTGTGTTTCCACCCATGTAGTTTTCCTTCTCTGAATCtgcagattaaataaatcagagTCAGTAAATGTGTGATTAGTTGAACAGCCTTCATTTGTCTTGTGTATTTCTGATGTTTGACTCTCAGGAataaactgcagctccaacctgatacacagacacacacactgagctccaCACACTCACCTGTAACCTCCAGGTCGATGACTGTGATTGGATCAGTCTTAATGATGGCTCTCTTTGTACGTCTTGATCCACCTGCTACAACTCGACACTCGTATCTTCCAGCGTCGCTGCTGGTCACATTCTTCAGAGTTAAAGTCACGTCTCCGTCCTTCAGCTCTCTGTCCTCCAGCTCCACCCTGCCTGTAAAGGATGGATGCTGTCGCTTTATTTCTAAGCGTCCATCTCTGTAAAAGAGGATGTACTGTGGCTCCAGGTCAGGTCTGGTCCACTCTACAGCTCTGATGGAGACATCACCAGCCTCACATCTCAGAGTGACGTCATCTCCAGGGTGCACTGTCACATGTTGGTctgaaaaacaataataacCATCCAGAGTCAAAAAGACTCTACAGAGAGAATAAACAGAAAGCCTGATATTATACCTGATATatagaaaaacatttattctTAAGTActtctgttattatacacatatgactattgtcacacatgtatactgccagatattaatacatactttcaacatattgtaccacagtagccagaactatcactataatattattactttcattaatgttgttgtaagctactgtcattaccgtcggtcctgcatctctctctgtctctctctctctctctctgtttcattGTGTCATaaggattactgttaatttatcatgttgatctgttcagtacaacatctattgcacgtccgtcttttatcaatttcaattttatttatttctcaagGGGGACAGTgtacattaatgaacattttcaTAGAAATAAAAACGTAAATACACCCAATTGCAGCCAAGGGCTGATTTCCATTGCTAGTCCCCCCGCCAGAAGGTGCAGGCAAAAGTTCccaaaaaagttaaaacattaaCCATAACATAGATGAAGcaattacaataaataaaaaagctcCTCTCCTCCCAAAAAGACACCAGAATGTGTGAGATCCATCATTTTTTTTTGAGAAGTACATGCagtcttttttgtgtttaacaGCAAACATAATTTCTTGAGCCATTCATGAATGTGAGTCAATTCCATTGTAAGTGTATGAACAGCCTCTTGAGCGGTTTTTGCTTAAGTAAATATAACTGCATCACTAAGCAACATCTTTACATTATGGGATGCCATTTTTACTGTtgtcacatttaaaaggagTCCGCAATGTGTTGCTGCTCAACATGTCTTCACTGTTAaggcatttatttgtttgttgttgtttaattcaaccaatcacatcactgcacAGCCCAGTGCAAACAGAGCATTCGTCAGGGGACTTCCAGTTCGGTATGATAGAGTAGAGACACGTTGAATCTCGCTCCCGCAACTTTTAAGTGCTTAACTTTCTGTCTGTTATCTCACTTTTACTTGCAACtagtgaaagagaaaaaaaaatgctacaaCATAGTATGGCGATATTTTGTGTGGTGACATTATATCGACACACAGACGCCAAGTATTGATCTTCTATTGTATACATcattcatttttgcaaatacacattttaatacaacttttagtagtagaataataaaatcagttgccgTTTTgggccactagatggtgctgatgtttttttcctagtaagatcagcagaggtctcagtcagtgGCATTTGGTAgaaagttcatcaaaacaaagatggaggggGCGTCAGCAgagtagtggatagtgccggcgccccatatAAAAGGTGATATCTTGCTGCAGTTGTAGCGGGGATCAACTCCGACTCACaaacatttgctgcatgtcatccccccactctctcttaCTCCCCCATTTCACTCTATCCTGTGAATTAAAGGCAAACGCCACCACAatgtcatatgagaataaaatactgtGGGAATACTAATAAtacatgagggctcacctcacactccaccACCAAGAGATAGCGTTAGCCGCTGACGGCCAAGCTAACGCTAAACCTGCTCTGctgaaaaatcaaccaacactggagACACTTAGCTCGATGTAACTACCATCAACTGTGAGAGAGCGAAGAAAAgaacacagtccatcacctactccatgtgcaaagatctgcgtcCATACAGCGCTGTTGAAAACCAAGGCTGTTGatacatgctaaaaacacgTGAACCCAGGTAtggacttcaaggtcagtggagTCATAACTGTAACTTAGGGTGGGGCGGGGAAATttgattcttagatgcatcgcaaTGCAGACGTGGACGATTTGGCATCGATTCAAGTCATTAACTGAATATGTAAATGCTAAACTTGTACTAATTCATCTTCACAAAAGACTGCGGCTGCAAGCTTGTTTGAATTTAATGTCTAATGAACATGAAGTATATTGTGAATATTAATTTACAAACGCCATCACCCAGAGATTAACATTATTGAGAGGAGCAGCGATCaccgtgttctgggtctgccccggggcctcctaccagtgggacgtgcctgggacacctctaatgggaggcgctcagaaggatcctgatcagatgttgaaccacctcaactttCAAGGCAAAGGAGCAGAACCACATCATATGTAAAAAGCAGAGATGTGGTTCTGAGGTTCCCCTTCTACTGGGGGGAGGAAGGCATCACAGACTTTACGCAATGATAGTAAATACATCACACTACATACAACAGAAGTCAGGGAGAGCTCAGTCTGcaggtccagagggtggacattcgGATTCAGCCTCCAACTTAACAACAGTTTGTTATCaccgcctcctgctgcagccgcctgctctcgtccactttccaggcgaggTGCAGTTCATCTCTAACAAGCCTACTGATGAGAGTAGATGACATGATCCTTGCACTTAACTAATCACTCACTCTCAAACTCTCCCCTTTCTCACACACATTAGCCTACACTGGCGATCTTGCTCCCTCGTTttacaacatgaaaaaaagcacaaatttgCGGGTCGCACACGAGTGAGTAGTTGTAAAAAATACTCGCACCGACTCCAAAAGTGGTCTAATGGTAACACTGGGTGATGCTTATAACTGACCAGAGAACCAAGCTGGAAGAGGAACACCTGGTGCAGACTCTCAATAAGTGCTCCTGCCCTTAAAGCATACAGACAGGCTTTACAATGTTTTTTTAGAGCAAGGAAAATTACATGTTTAAGGAGGAAATGCCAAGTGTGTAAAAGGAGAGCTACTCTGGACCAACAGCAGAGTTTAACTGTTTGATCTCTTGAATATATTTTGAGAATATGAAATGTATCTTATTATGTTTATAGCTATCTATTTTTAAATAGATCTTTGTTTCAACATGTGCATCAAAAAGCAGAGTcaaagtctgtgttttgttcTTTAATATATGTTGGAACTGGAAATTTTATGTAAATTTGGAAACAGTTATATGTTTGAAAATAGTTATTTGCATTAACATGTAGATAGGTATTTATTTTGAGTAGTCCTTCTTTTTCAATAGATACTCATAAAACTTTAAACAGCATTGACCACACCCATCACAGCATCACGGAAATCCTCACCACTATAATCCTTTCTATGTGCTCTAAACACGATCACACATTCTAGCTCAAAAACCTCTCATAACTACATGAATCTGCATAATAAAAGCTCATATTTACCACAAGCTGCATGATGCAGGAGGAACAACAGGAGCACGAACACAGCCATGAGAGCTGGCAGGATGTTTGTCTGCTGCTGGTCTTAGTCACGTAATCTGAGCGCTGATCTGCTGTGGGTAGAAACTGCCAGACAGGATGCCTTTGTCTGTGATGTACTAAAGCATTAATGTGTGGGCGGGAGGATCATGCACTCAGGGCAGTGTCCACCAGTAAAAAGGAACCTTACGTCAGGGGCTCAGGACTCTGAAGTATACACAGTGAAAAACACTCCCACTTGAAAACCAGCTCTCTGTGGAGTCAGACCTTGAATTCAAGGACAGCCTTGAATTCATGTAGTCAGTGCAGCCACATAAGGTTAAATTAAATAACATATTACGTTGTGaaatacacaaacataaacTATATAACTGTTACATCATAATAAATACTACAACGACCCTGTAATAAATTCATGATGGATTCACTTCCAGGCTGTGGACTGTATGGACCACTGGTcaacagcgccctctgctggactCAGTCCGCTGTGCACTACACCAGCTGTCcacactgcgcatgtgcaactTACAGCAGATTATGGATGTTAGGTGGATATTAAGAGCACTGAGACTAGTGATGGCgagatgaagcctcatgaagcatgaAGCTTTCCAGCAAATTGGTTCAGAAAAGGCTTAATTTCTCGAGGCTTTATGTGCACACGAACCATGTAATCTGTGATACACGGTATTTTGTGTCAGTAATGGCTGTTGGGAATgactattaataataataataaaatataataacaaTATATGACCATATAGCTTTCTTTTTCATCAATATAGTGTATTTTCTAGTGAGTATATTATGACTACACTGTATCAAATACATGTATAAtaaactgttattgttttgtgaatGCATCCTATGTGTATATTTGGCCAAACATTGTATTGTGCTGTAGtgtcatataatataataatagcAGGAGGGGTAATATTTGTGTTCTGTGTCACTTCTGTTAAAACCTCACACCAAGATCTGAACTGCTTCCCGAACCAGTCACGTGGTACAGCCAGGCAGCGAGGTTTCGGATGTCATCAACGATGTCACTCGTCTGAAATGATACAAGCCTCGATACACGCATCTATGGCaagccattttaacatttaatagctAGGCTGGATATATATTGCAGATATCCGTAATTCAattctttttcaaaaataacatttcagaTATCCACAACGTCATCCTTCCTATACACAGTTGTCATTTCAGATATCTACATTAGAGGGTGACACAggagtggattttcagtcctgtcccatcccactcccacaaaaGAAAATCCCATCCCAATCCCACAGGAAtgactcctgtcccatcccactcccaTGTTGCGTTACCgttacagtaaaaaataaaaaaaatacagtacatggatcacacagtgcctaccttagttgaatataaacccaaatatgacatctaatgttgtgttttgatgtttattgcctaattattttaacattcactccaccttgatgctgttcagaatgacaaacacatttgatttctgatgtggtcagacaacacgtcataagaaccagttctgagaaagaaaaatgtagttaaagtattgcAGTAAAAGTAGTGTTTGGTTGCTCTGactgttattattatatgacatcattagattattaatactgaagcatcagtgttagagcagcatgttactgttgtagctgctggaggtggagctaGTTTCAAGTACTTTATTAAACACTTGACTATTGTTATTATGATGATTCCCAGTCCCGCCCACTCCtgctgactttttttccccattctgCCCCAGTCACGTGCCGAATAGTGAAACTGATTCCCATCCCGTGGGAATCCCGAAAAAATAGGTTTGTTCGAGATGAgtcaggcctgcgcagattcaatcaccggcgatcggtgcacaatgcatgccggttagttttgtgtccaacttcatcccgacttgctctgacgtattgcaaaagtggacggcgataaaaccgcgagagcgaggcggctgcagtttttagagccaggcgctgcagttgctctccaccaactgcaccgcctggctctcacctgatctaacagctgattggttcagatgtcgactcaacaatatgacgttttagataaactattcatttttgttgaatttcaaaGATCTAGATTTGTTGTGtctgatttgaaagtttattctgtgacagaaaacatgttgtgtgactgacgGTGAAGGTTAGTGATCAGAGCctgaatacattcatcataaactatacagagtctactgtatattaacactggactgtttcattattgaagtatttaacatcacacagactgaatacattcatcataaactatacagagtctactgtgtattaacactggactgtttcattattgaagtatttaacatcacacagactgaatacattcatcataaactatacagagtctactgtatattaacactggactgtttGATTATTGATGTAGCCTATTTAGCTTGTTGTCTTGTATCAAATATGAAGCTCAGtgtattcagcctgtgtagctgaggggacaggtcaaactgatatgatgctgatttacagcagAGTTCATGAACCATCAACAGAAACTAcagtttaataaattaatctatcataattaaaacaactggagactgagaacaaactgatatatgggtctgatcactttttaatacattaaCATCATATCTGacaggatgtgtgtgtctgtgacttcctgtacggactgaaggctgcagGAAACTGTCAGACTTCACCGCAActttttgtcaccgcctcctgctgcagctgtgatCTCGTCTACTCTCCAGGCGAGGTgcagttcatctcaaatgaGCCTACTGTCAGCCTCTAATCCACAACTACATTTTTACTAGgacaaatgacatcacttttcttgtgtaTGGGGTTTCTCATTACCAATAGTCATAATTAAGTTGCAGATATCTACATCTGAATTACGACTATCCCTAATCCCAGTTAGAGATATCTACAACATATTTTCGACTAGTCGTGATTGCAGTTCAAGATATCTTCAAGCCCCCTTGATTCAAGATATCTAAAAATACAATTaagatatcttgaattgagtttTCCCTAGTCAGAATAACACTAGATATCTTGAAATGGAATTATGACCAGTCAGAATGATGTTGTAGATATCTTAAATGACAATTCTTACTAGTCACGATGTAATCACGACTAAAATTAAATTGTTGATATCTATAATGCAGTTTATCCCGGATAGTCAAGCGTAGccat harbors:
- the LOC117245975 gene encoding butyrophilin subfamily 2 member A1-like, which translates into the protein MAVFVLLLFLLHHAACDQHVTVHPGDDVTLRCEAGDVSIRAVEWTRPDLEPQYILFYRDGRLEIKRQHPSFTGRVELEDRELKDGDVTLTLKNVTSSDAGRYECRVVAGGSRRTKRAIIKTDPITVIDLEVTDSEKENYMGGNTESEHPVNGNFPRGHVGLATGVVTVLLVAAAVFVVWRYKRRTDQRSERSAADEVVDDVTCYKPLKT